The proteins below are encoded in one region of Ricinus communis isolate WT05 ecotype wild-type chromosome 6, ASM1957865v1, whole genome shotgun sequence:
- the LOC112534741 gene encoding protein tonB2, protein MTNIKVVHSIHPRLEPAPHLIEPQVGVPRATPPPPVPGTTPPPPTPLPVVGVVPVVGVRDKNKIKPDDPVKRRNKETQSRPRKTCKRVILA, encoded by the exons ATGACTAACATTAAAGTTGTACATTCAATCCATCCGCGATTGGAACCAGCACCCCATCTTATTGAACCCCAAGTTGGAGTACCTCGCGCAACCCCACCTCCACCAGTTCCTGGGACAACACCGCCACCGCCTACACCTCTACCGGTTGTCGGAGTGGTGCCGGTAGTAGGG GTTCGAGACAAGAACAAGATAAAACCTGATGATCCTGTAAAGAGACGGAATAAAGAGACTCAATCGCGGCCAAGAAAGACGTGCAAGCGCGTGATATTGGCTTAA